The sequence ATTTCTGTCAATCATCAATGTTCCAAGCAGGGCacgggcagggcctggctggtcAGCGCCATTTCTGTCAATCATCAATGTTCCAAGCAGGGCacgggcagggcctggctggtcAGCGCCATTTCTGTCAATCATCAATGTTCCAAGCAGGGCacgggcagggcctggctggtcAGCGCCATTTCTGTCAATCATCAATGTTCCAAGCAGGGCacgggcagggcctggctggtcAGCGCCATTTCTGTCAATCATCAATGTTCCAAGCAGGGCacgggcagggcctggctggtcAGCGCCATTTCTGTCAATCATCAATGTTCCAAGCAGGGCacgggcagggcctggctggtcAGCGCCATTTCTGTCAATCATCAATGTTCCAAGCAGGGCacgggcagggcctggctggtcAGCGCCATTTCTGTCAATCATCAATGTTCCAAGCAGGGCacgggcagggcctggctggtcAGCGCCATTTCTGTCAATCATCAATGTTCCAAGCAGGGCacgggcagggcctggctggtcAGCGCCATTTCTGTCAATCATCAATGTTCCAAGCAGGGCacgggcagggcctggctggtcAGCGCCATTTCTGTCAATCATCAATGTTCCAAGCAGGGCacgggcagggcctggctggtcAGCGCCATTTCTGTCAATCATCAATGTTCCAAGCAGGGCacgggcagggcctggctggtcAGCGCCATTTCTGTCAATCATCAATGTTCCAAGCAGGGCacgggcagggcctggctggtcAGCGCCATTTCTGTCAATCATCAATGTTCCAAGCAGGGCacgggcagggcctggctggtcAGCGCCATTTCTGTCAATCATCAATGTTCCAAGCAGGGCacgggcagggcctggctggtcAGCGCCATTTCTGTCAATCATCAATGTTCCAAGCAGGGCacgggcagggcctggctggtcAGCGCCATTTCTGTCAATCATCAATGTTCCAAGCAGGGCacgggcagggcctggctggtcAGCGCCATTTCTGTCAATCATCAATGTTCCAAGCAGGGCacgggcagggcctggctggtcAGCGCCATTTCTGTCAATCATCAATGTTCCAAGCAGGGCacgggcagggcctggctggtcAGCGCCATTTCTGTCAATCATCAATGTTCCAAGCAGGGCacgggcagggcctggctggtcAGCGCCATTTCTGTCAATCATCAATGTTCCAAGCAGGGCacgggcagggcctggctggtcAGCGCCATTTCTGTCAATCATCAATGTTCCAAGCAGGGCacgggcagggcctggctggtcAGCGCCATTTCTGTCAATCATCAATGTTCCAAGCAGGGCacgggcagggcctggctggtcAGCGCCATTTCTGTCAATCATCAATGTTCCAAGCAGGGCacgggcagggcctggctggtcAGCGCCATTTCTGTCAATCATCAATGTTCCAAGCAGGGCacgggcagggcctggctggtcAGCGCCATTTCTGTCAATCATCAATGTTCCAAGCAGGGCacgggcagggcctggctggtcAGCGCCATTTCTGTCAATCATCAATGTTCCAAGCAGGGCacgggcagggcctggctggtcAGCGCCATTTCTGTCAATCATCAATGTTCCAAGCAGGGCacgggcagggcctggctggtcAGCGCCATTTCTGTCAATCATCAATGTTCCAAGCAGGGCacgggcagggcctggctggtcAGCGCCATTTCTGTCAATCATCAATGTTCCAAGCAGGGCacgggcagggcctggctggtcAGCGCCATTTCTGTCAATCATCAATGTTCCAAGCAGGGCacgggcagggcctggctggtcAGCGCCATTTCTGTCAATCATCAATGTTCCAAGCAGGGCacgggcagggcctggctggtcAGCGCCATTTCTGTCAATCATCAATGTTCCAAGCAGGGCacgggcagggcctggctggtcAGCGCCATTTCTGTCAATCATCAATGTTCCAAGCAGGGCacgggcagggcctggctggtcAGCGCCATTTCTGTCAATCAATGTTTCCATCTTCCACTGGAGTTTTCATGTCAAGAGTTCCTCAGCGTTTCTCACTATGAAAATGTCCCAACCCTGCAATTCCATGGTGACGTGCAGGCCAGTGGACGTCTCAGGGGACCCCACGTGCGCTTCCAGGAAGAAGTTGGAGCAGTTTTGGCTCTATCCTCCAGCAGCCAACTCTAGGCTTCTGAGAATTTCAGCTTCTTTGGCCGTCGGgggcattttctttctcttccatttggcttttTCTTAGGAAGCAAAAcagttttaggccaggcacggtggctcacgcctgtaatcccagcactttgggaggcagaggcgggcggatcacctgaggtcaggagttaaagaccagcctggccaacatggtgaaaccccatctctactaaaaatacaaacatcagccaggcgtggtggtgggtgcctataattccagctactcgggaggctgaggccagagaatcacttgaacctgggaggcacactccagcctgggagacaagagcagaactccgtcttaaaaaaaaaaaaaagggacgcAAAATAGCTTCTTCTGTACAATCTCTGGGAcaaatatgtcaaaaaaaaagttcCACCAAACAAGGTGAGAAGCTTGATTGTTTGTTTTGGAATAATCTACAAGCATCCTGAGATTTTCTCCAATCCCTCGGTGGCAGGGGATCAGCAAAAACTGAAGTTTGTGGTGCAAAAGTGTGTAAAGCTAGTTACACGCACATTCCCAGGTCCTTCAGGTAGGGCCAAAGCAAATTGTTCAAAATGACCCCAAGGAgccaaatcaattaaaaatatgcaattattatttgtacattaaaaataaaatttaataaaataatataagtaTGAAAAACTGTGCTCATAGCCACAGATTTGTTTGTGGGAGCCACTTAGGAAAGAATAATTAAACAAGCGGCCCAGAGAGGTGGAAGTCCAGGAGGCGGGTGTTTATTTTTAGAGGCCGTTGACATTTATCAACAACCAGCTCCGGGCAGGCAGGAGCCGCCCTCACCGCCTGGAGCTGCGGCCTTCAGCTGTGGAGGGAGTGGATGCTGGCTgacccctccctgcctcctgcgGTGGTTCCCCTTCACTCAGCAGGCGTCTCCTCCCTGTCCATCAGAGATAGGCCCGCAAGCTGTCCCCTTCCCCCTTTTAACGTTTGGCAATatctatataacataaaattgaccatcttaaccatttgAAGCTTGCAGTTCAGCGGCATGAAGTGCAGCCAACACCACCGTCCTCTCCAGAACTTTCCATCCTCCTGAAGTGAACTCTGGACCCACTGATCACACACTCCCCACTCCCTTCCCCAGCACCTGGCATCCACCTTCTCATTTATGTCTCAGTGGATCTCACTCCTCTGAGGACCGTgctaaggaaagaaaagaacttgCATCTGAGGAAGGCAAATCCTTTCCAATGATCAGGCCCAGAGAAACATTAAAATAGGACTGGGttagaggcgtttgaaccagagcaacacCATCCTGAATGGGAGTTGGGTAAAAGGCTGAGACCTTCTggactgcattcccaggaggttagacaTTCCAAGTCACAGGATGacataggaggtcagcacaagatacaggtcataaagacaggttgcagtaaagaagccggctaaaccctggctgggtgtggtggctcacacctgtaatcccagcactttgggaggctgaggcgggcggatcacgaggtcaggagattgagaccatcctggctaacacggtgaaaccctgtctctactaaaaataaaaaaaaattagccaggcgtggtggcgggcgcctgtagtcccagctactcgggaggcagacgcaggagaattg comes from Pan troglodytes isolate AG18354 chromosome 14, NHGRI_mPanTro3-v2.0_pri, whole genome shotgun sequence and encodes:
- the LOC134808171 gene encoding glutamine-rich protein 2-like isoform X2, with translation METLIDRNGADQPGPARALLGTLMIDRNGADQPGPARALLGTLMIDRNGADQPGPARALLGTLMIDRNGADQPGPARALLGTLMIDRNGADQPGPARALLGTLMIDRNGADQPGPARALLGTLMIDRNGADQPGPARALLGTLMIDRNGADQPGPARALLGTLMIDRNGADQPGPARALLGTLMIDRNGADQPGPARALLGTLMIDRNGADQPGPARALLGTLMIDRNGADQPGPARALLGTLMIDRNGADQPGPARALLGTLMIDRNGADQPGPARALLGTLMIDRNGADQPGPARALLGTLMIDRNGADQPGPARALLGTLMIDRNGADQPGPARALLGTLMIDRNGADQPGPARALLGTLMIDRNGADQPGPARALLGTLMIDRNGADQPGPARALLGTLMIDRNGADQPGPARALLGTLMIDRNGADQPGPARALLGTLMIDRNGADQPGPARALLGTLMIDRNGADQPGPARALLGTLMIDRNGADQPGPARALLGTLMIDRNGADQPGPARALLGTLMIDRNGADQPGPARALLGTLMIDRNGADQPGPARALLGTLMIDRNGADQPGPARALLGTLMIDRNGADQPGPARALLGTLMIDRNGADQPGPARALLGTLMIDRNGADQPGPARALLGTLMIDRNGADQPGPARALLGTLMIDRNGADQPGPARALLGTLMIDRNGADQPGPARALLGTLMIDRNGADQPGPARALLGTLMIDRNGADQPGPACALLGTLIMFDLDISLPTQTQTWAHTNTPR
- the LOC134808171 gene encoding glutamine-rich protein 2-like isoform X1, with product METLIDRNGADQPGPARALLGTLMIDRNGADQPGPARALLGTLMIDRNGADQPGPARALLGTLMIDRNGADQPGPARALLGTLMIDRNGADQPGPARALLGTLMIDRNGADQPGPARALLGTLMIDRNGADQPGPARALLGTLMIDRNGADQPGPARALLGTLMIDRNGADQPGPARALLGTLMIDRNGADQPGPARALLGTLMIDRNGADQPGPARALLGTLMIDRNGADQPGPARALLGTLMIDRNGADQPGPARALLGTLMIDRNGADQPGPARALLGTLMIDRNGADQPGPARALLGTLMIDRNGADQPGPARALLGTLMIDRNGADQPGPARALLGTLMIDRNGADQPGPARALLGTLMIDRNGADQPGPARALLGTLMIDRNGADQPGPARALLGTLMIDRNGADQPGPARALLGTLMIDRNGADQPGPARALLGTLMIDRNGADQPGPARALLGTLMIDRNGADQPGPARALLGTLMIDRNGADQPGPARALLGTLMIDRNGADQPGPARALLGTLMIDRNGADQPGPARALLGTLMIDRNGADQPGPARALLGTLMIDRNGADQPGPARALLGTLMIDRNGADQPGPARALLGTLMIDRNGADQPGPARALLGTLMIDRNGADQPGPARALLGTLMIDRNGADQPGPARALLGTLMIDRNGADQPGPARALLGTLMIDRNGADQPGPARALLGTLMIDRNGADQPGPARALLGTLMIDRNGADQPGPACALLGTLIMFDLDISLPTQTQTWAHTNTPRLKKAPDPVNSLLDQGKDSGHLLRPLFFFFWPATVNTYIIKIVFFSC